The stretch of DNA ATTTATTTAGAAGGTTCTGTTGGCACTGACAATGCGTTGTTTTTTTCAAACACTGCTGTGTATATAGAAGATGCCAAGCACGGTATATGGTCAAAGGACAATGCAAAATTAACGGTGAGCAATGTTACCTTTAATAAAAACAACATGGGTATTTTATTTACACCACCATTATTTGGCAGCAGTACCAATACATCGAGCATAACCAATTGCAAGTTTATGTGCAATGATAAAAACACCTTGGCCTTGCAAACCTGCATAAGACCTTACTTAGGCTTACGAAGCAATACAGGTGTTAAAAGTAATGACATAGATTTTTTTACAAATAGGCAATGATGGCAATATTAATAATCGCAACTATTTTCGTAATCTTGATACGGGAATTGCTGTAATATATGGTGAGGCAAATATTGTAAACAATCAGTTTAGCGATATGCCACTGATAGACCCCAATGATGATGGCCTTGAGAATGGAATAGGTATAGCTGCATATGGTTTTAAGCAAAACCCTGCCAAAGTAACCATTGGAAATATAGGCCTTGGAGAAAATATATTTGAAAGACTTGAATACGGGATACATACCCGCAACATGGTGGAGAATGAAACGCGTTACAATAAATTTTATGATACCCGATTTGGAATGTATTTGGCAAGCCATACTAAATCAGCAATAAATATTTACGAAAACGAATTTACAAATTTCAGCATGGGGATATTTGGATTGAACATGACCAACCCAATAAACAATTGCACGGTATTTAATAACCGAATAAATCCCAATGGAGGCATAGGAGCAACCGGTATACGTTTAGGTGCCAATAATGGATTGAGTTTTTATGCCAACGTATATGGTAATGGTATAAATGGATGCCGCACAGGCATAAGCATATTAAACGCAACCGAAGTTAATACAGATTTTAATACGATTTGTTTTTTTAGTAATCCGGCACCCAACATGCTTGAGCATGTGGGCATACGGGCATTAAATTGCAATAAAATAGATGCGCGAGAGAATGTAGTAAAATGGATAACTCATCCACCGCAGGCTAATATGAGTCTATATGCCAACAAAGTAAAGGGCTATTTATTTAATACTTGCAGCAATGGTACAATACACAATAATCAAACGCATTGGTGTGGTCATGGCTTTGAAACTATTTTCAATTGCCCAAATCTTAAATTTACCTGCAACCTTAATCAAGATACTTACAATGGATTTTATTTAATAGGAGCCACATTGCCCAACCAAGTACAAAACCTTGGTAATGATGAAGCTAATGTAAATACATGGATTAATAATTTTGGACAGTTTAATATTGATGGTAGTTGTAGTCCATTTGAATGGTACTATGACCCAAATATTACCAATAGTATTCCTGTGCCTTTTAACCCCAATTTTGTTCAGCCCAAAATTGAGACAACTGCTGTAGATTGTTCGCTATTGCAAAATGATGAATTAGGAAGCACCCTTGAAGGTATTATACAAGATTCAACCAATTATAATAATTTTATAGAAGAAAACCGATATGCAGAGGATGAGTTTGCCTATCATACGCTACGAGCAGATACAATGCATGAACTTAATATAGACTCCCTGTTGCGATTGCAATTTGAGCAAACGATGGATCAGGATGTGATAGGTCAATTTTATCAAGTTGCAGAAATGATAAGTAAAGGAGAAATTGAAGCAGCATACAATTTGAATCATACTATAAGTGATACAAGAATTGTTGCTGAAAATATTAAAACTGTCAACGATATTTTTCTGCGCACTGTTGCTATAGGCCAGCCTATAGGAGACAATGATAAAACTATACTGCTTAATATGGCAACCACCCTAAGCCTTGTAGGGGGAGAAGCCACCTTTTGGGCACGTAGCCTGCTGGGTGTTGACTTTGAAGATTTACTGAGCAACTACCTGCGCGAATCTAAAACGGAAACCACCAAGGACAAATTGAATGTAACCGTAAAATTGATGCCAAACCCTACTAATGGGAAAGTGATTTTAAATTCTAGCCATCCAATTAATTTTATCGAAGTATATAATAGCCTTCAGCAACAAGTTGGCGTTGCACAAACCAATATGGATGCACAAACTATTGAATTCGATTTTCAAAAAATAGAAGGCAATGTGTTTTTTATTAAAGCAGTGTTTGAGCAAGATGTTCGTTTTTATACAGTAATTGTAAATCATTAATAAGCAAATGAAAGGGCACTAACTTTGTTACTGCCCTTTATATTAGGTCATGAAAAATTATATTCTTCTTCTGATATGGACAGTATTTATACAAAACGTCTATGCTCAAGGCCGCAATGCCAATTGGGTATTTGGTGATAGTGCAGGTATGCACTTTGATGGATTGAATACCCCTGCAGTTTATAAAACGAATTGCAAAAGCAAAGGCGAATCGTCAACAATTAGTGATACAGCCGGGAATTTGTTATTTTATGAATTTGGCATATCTAACTTGCCTGATCCTTGTGATGCTGTTTATGACAATGATTTTGAATTGATGACTAATGGTGATTCTATTTTTGGTGATACATGGTATAATACAGATATTATTGTGCCTTTGCCGGATAATGATTCCTTATATTATTTATTCTCTACAGTAATATCTAACAGCAATAGGGGATTATATTCTGCCATAATATCAAAACCTAATTTTCTTTCACCTGGTGTTGTGCTAACTAAAAACATTAAACATACATCGAGGCAATTATCCGATTGTATACAAGCAGTTAAACATGGTAATGGTCGCGATTGGTGGATAATAGTAAGAACAGGTGCCGTGGTGCCAAGTGACAGTTTTTTTGTTTGGTTGCTTGAGCCAACAGGTCTTAGTGGCCCAATAGGAAGCAAAGCGGGTTTAAGCTCATTTGATGGATTTCATCATATTGCTTTTAATAAAGATGGTACAAAATTTACTCAAGTATCAGCATCTGGAATAATTGAAGAGTTTAATTTCGACCGTTGCACTGGCAACATTACCAGCAACCGCATCATGCATTATCCTGTTACCATGAATTATCCTCTTTTTTGGGGTGTAGCTTATTCACCAAATGGCCGCTTTGTTTATATGTCGCAATATAAAATAACTGAAGATACCGGATATATATATCAATTGGATATGAGTTTGCCTTCCCCTTGGCCTAATCGTGATACAATTTGGTATTGTCATCCCTATCAAAGCATATTTTTACGTTTAGGCCCAGATAAAAAAATATATGTTTCGCATCCAGATAATCAATATGCTTTTCCATGGTATCCCTACCCCGACAGTTTGTTCACTAAC from Bacteroidota bacterium encodes:
- a CDS encoding T9SS type A sorting domain-containing protein; protein product: MKNYILLLIWTVFIQNVYAQGRNANWVFGDSAGMHFDGLNTPAVYKTNCKSKGESSTISDTAGNLLFYEFGISNLPDPCDAVYDNDFELMTNGDSIFGDTWYNTDIIVPLPDNDSLYYLFSTVISNSNRGLYSAIISKPNFLSPGVVLTKNIKHTSRQLSDCIQAVKHGNGRDWWIIVRTGAVVPSDSFFVWLLEPTGLSGPIGSKAGLSSFDGFHHIAFNKDGTKFTQVSASGIIEEFNFDRCTGNITSNRIMHYPVTMNYPLFWGVAYSPNGRFVYMSQYKITEDTGYIYQLDMSLPSPWPNRDTIWYCHPYQSIFLRLGPDKKIYVSHPDNQYAFPWYPYPDSLFTNEITYLGVINSPDSPATSCNFTPYSFYLGPNTRCYLGTSNLPDYNMGPLTGSICDTLGLSIASNVLVQAELNAYYHQSWHAIIINANKLKGNRASIRIVNSEGKEVYLSINEKIMQGYLQKNVTLPNIASGIYIVTVTSGGQQLSQKVVVEKW